The nucleotide sequence ATTCTAGAAGCATGCGAAAGTATTTCTCATTGTCATGGAATTAAATCTACGGAAATTGAACGACGATGTCAGAGATAAGCTGCTGAAAGGTGAGTTCTGCtatcatattatgtactttgattttttgcccTGGATTAATTCTGTATTTTGTAATCTTACAGCTCGTTTAACAACTAGCAGCAAAATCTTACAATTGACCGAAAACGAGCTCAAGAGAATTGGCGATTTTACAGCTGAGGACGTGAAAAGTATATTTCTTCTTGCCTCACAAACCACCGTCAAAGCTATTCCTTTAAACGCTGGTATTTTTCCGTTTTAAATTTCTACTTGTGATTTTTCTGTACTGCTAGAAAATTTGTGGAATATTTTTACAGAATTGCCGATGATAACTACTGGATGCAAACACATTGATGCAATTTTGGGAGGTGGATTGCGTCGTTCCAGTGGAATAAATGAGCTATCCGGAGAAAGTGGCTGTGGCAAAACTCAGCTTTGTCTTCAACTTACATTGACCACCCAAAACCACGAAATCGTCGGAGGAATAAATAAATGTAAAGAGCCCATGCTAAAATATTTCTATTATTTTGTACTTCTTACCattgtattatttatttagcGGTGCTGTACATTTGCACAGAGGACAGTTTTCCGTCAAAGAGACTTGTacaaatgatggaaaatattcCTCCGCCGTTTAAAAATCGTTACGAAATACCGTACGGCGATAGGATTTATATTGAACACATTTCTGATGTGGTGCGTACTTTTCAATATCTGTATTcgattcatttctttttttttcacctctacGTTTTTTACAGAATGGATTGAAAGAATGTTTATTTATGCGTCTGCCTAATCTACTCAACACTGGAAAAATTGGATTAATAATCATCGATAGTATTGCAGCATTATTTCGAGCTGATTATGCTCCTCAAGACGGACTTCAACGTACTAAAGATTTGCGTAGTGTAGGATGTCAACTGCATTCGCTGTCGAAGAAATTCAACATTTGTGTTTTGTGTGTCAATCAGGTGAGCTTCGATGTTTGTCAAGAGAGAGTAAtgatgtacctatacctacatatgctGTTTAAT is from Planococcus citri chromosome 1, ihPlaCitr1.1, whole genome shotgun sequence and encodes:
- the spn-B gene encoding DNA repair protein XRCC3, with translation MELNLRKLNDDVRDKLLKARLTTSSKILQLTENELKRIGDFTAEDVKSIFLLASQTTVKAIPLNAELPMITTGCKHIDAILGGGLRRSSGINELSGESGCGKTQLCLQLTLTTQNHEIVGGINKSVLYICTEDSFPSKRLVQMMENIPPPFKNRYEIPYGDRIYIEHISDVNGLKECLFMRLPNLLNTGKIGLIIIDSIAALFRADYAPQDGLQRTKDLRSVGCQLHSLSKKFNICVLCVNQVTSSISTNETDPIPALGLAWANLVTTRIVMKKYQFQDLRVIKLVFSPHTGPASCGYTITDSGVRGTEI